A stretch of DNA from Desmospora activa DSM 45169:
TTACCTGAAGTTGCGCCCATATCAGGAAGAGGCGATCCTGGCGGTTGAGCAGGCAGTCCAAAAAGGAAAGCGTAAGATCCTACTTTCCATGGCGACTGGCACTGGAAAAACCCGTACAGCGATCGGATTATTGTACCGTCTGATCAAGACCAAGACCTTTCGGCGCGTTTTGTTCCTGGTCGATCGGAAAGCTTTGGGAAGGCAAGCGAAAGAGGCTTTTGAGGAGTCTCCCTTAGAAAACCTGCGCACCTTTAACCAAATTTTTGAGTTGCAAGGTTTAAAGGAGAAAGAGCCCAACGCGGAGACCAAGGTTCATATCCAAACCGTGCAGGGAATGATTCATCGACTCTTTAAACAGGATGAGAGCAATCGGATTCCTTCCGTGGGCTTATATGATTGCATCATTGTCGATGAAGCCCATCGTGGATACAAATTGGATAAAGAGATGACCGAGACAGAGATGAAATTTCGCGATTTACAAGATTACATCAGCCAATATGGACGGGTGCTGGATTATTTTGATGCCGTCAAAATTGGACTTACCGCTACCCCTGCTTTGCATACACAACAGATTTTTGGTTCGCCGGCATACAACTACGGGTATACCGAAGCAGTGGTGGACGGCTATCTGATCGACCATACTCCACCCCATCAGCTTACCACCAAGCTGGCAAAAGAGGGAATTCAGTGGAAGCACGGTGAGTCGGTAGAAGTATACAATGCCGACAACTATACCGTGGAGACGATTGATCGTTTAGAAGATGAGGTTAACATTGAGGTGGATCAGTTTAACCGTGATGTAATTACTGAATCCTTTAACGAGACGGTGCTGGATGAGCTGGTTCAACACATCGACCTGGACAACGGAAAGAAGGCGCTAATTTTTGCTGTTGATAATGATCATGCCGATCTGGTGGTAAAGATCCTGAAGAAAAAGCTGGTAGAGTGGCATCACGATGAAGATGATCGCACAGTGATGAAAATTACCAGCGCCATTGATGATCCTGAGGGTGCGATTACACGATTTAAAAATGAAGAGTATCCCAAGGTAGCAGTAACAGTCGATCTGCTAACAACCGGGATCGACATACCGGCGATTTGCACCATCGTTTTCTTGCGGCGGGTGAAATCCCGTATTTTGTATGAACAGATGATGGGCCGTGCCACTCGTCCCTGTGAACGCGTAGGCAAGGAGCATTTTGAAATCTGGGATCCGGTGCGCTTGTATGAATCCCTGGAGCCCTTTTCCAAGATGAAACCGGCGACAGTAAATCCGCAAACATCCTTTTCCCAATTGGTGGCGGAGTTGCGGGAAGTGGATGACGCTGACTTAAAAAAACGGTATAGTAATACCCTAGTGTCTAAACTGAGTCGTAAGCGTCGCTATTTCCAGGAGCAGGATCGAGAAGAGTTTCAAGATCTCTGTGGTCAGAGTGAGGATGAGTTTGCAGCGTGGTTGCAGACCGCTTCACCACAAGAAGTGGGAGAGAAATTAGAAAAAGAGGGGCCGCTACTTGAGTTTCTCGACCAACGTACACCGCAACCCCGTCGCAAATATATCTCCAATCATCAGGATGAACTTCTCAGCCATGGACGGGGATACGGCAATGCGGAGAAGCCCGAGGAGTACTTGGCGGAATTTAACCGTTTTCTGCATGAGAATGAAAACCGCATTCCCGCTCTAAAACTGGTATGCCAACGTCCCTCGGATTTAACTCGGGAGTCCCTGAAGGAGCTGCGTCGAGAGTTGGCCAGGGCAGGTTACCGCGAAGCCAATTTGCGAACCGCCTGGAGCGAGACGACACAAGAGGAGATCGCCGCCGATATTATCGGTTTTATCCGACAGCAGATGTTGCGTGAACCATTGGTCTCCCGTGAAGAGCGGGTGCGGGGTGTGATGGAGAGACTGCGCCGATCCCGCCAGTGGAAACCGTTGCAAAAACGTTGGCTCGACTGGATCGAGAAAGCCCTGATCCATTATAGTGTGCTTGGTCCTGATGCCCAGCAAGCATTTGATAAGGAACCTTTTATCAGTAATGGCGGATACAGACAAATTGAAAAAGTGTTTGGCAAAGGGCAGGCACAAACCTTGTTAAACCAGATTAACCGCGATCTTTTTGCTTAAAGAGAGAAAGGACTGACACCTTGGATGAACACCCAAGAAATCGTACAAAAGCTGTGGAATCTCTGTAATGTCCTGCGTGACGACGGGATCACCTATCATCAGTACGTGACTGAGCTCACGTACATTCTTTTTCTTAAAATGATGAATGAGCGCGGACAGGAAGAGGCCATCCCGGAAAAATATCGTTGGCACCAACTGTGCTCCCTCCATGGGGAAGAAATGTACAAACATTATCGTGCACTGCTCACTCACTTAGGCACCGAGGCGGAAGATGAGCTGATTCGCCAAATCTATCACAACGCTTCTACTAATATTGACCAGCCCAAAAACCTGGAGAAGATTATCCGCTCCATCGATGATCTTGATTGGTACAGTGCCCGCGAAGAAGGGCTTGGCAATTTGTATGAGGGACTGTTGGAGAAAAACGCCAGCGAAAAGAAATCAGGTGCCGGTCAATACTTTACTCCACGGCCCCTGATCGATGTGATGGTAAAACTGATCGACCCCCAACCCGGCGAGCGTTGCAATGATCCTGCCGCCGGCACCTTTGGCTTTATGATTGCTGCGGATCAGCATGTGAAGAACAAGACAGACAATTACTACGATGTATTGAAGTTACGAACCTTTCAGGTTCATGAAGCCTTCAGTGGCTGTGAATTGGTACAGGAGACCCATCGCCTCGCCTTGATGAACGCCCGTCTGCACGGAATTGAAGGCAAAATCCATCTGGGAGACTCCCTCTCCAGTATCGGGATGCAAATGGATGAGATGGATGTCATCCTCACCAATCCACCCTTTGGAACCAAGCGGGGCGGAGAGCGGCCGGCGCGGGATGATCTTACCTTTCCCAGCACCAACAAACAGCTTAATTTCCTTCAACATATCTACCGGGCGTTGAAGCAAAACGAGAAAGCCCGTGCCGCCGTCGTCCTACCGGATAATGTTCTGTTTGAAGATGGAGTCGGCCGCCAAGTACGGGAAGACCTGATGAACAAGTGTCGACTCCATACGATTCTGCGCCTGCCTACTGGCATCTTCTACGCGCAAGGTGTTAAAACCAATGTGCTCTTCTTTGAACGGGGCAGCACCGATACGGGCAATACCGAAGAAGTCTGGTTTTATGACCTACGCACCAACATGCCCAGCTTTGGCAAGCGCAACGCTCTCACCGAAGCTCACTTTGACGACTTTGTCAAAGCCTACACCGCCACCGACCGTACCCAAGTGGAAGATACACGCTGGTCCCGCTTTACCCGCGAAGAAATCCGAGCCAAGGGAGACACCCTCGACCTGGGACTGATCGTCGACGAATCCCTTTCTGTATACGAAAACCTCCCCGACCCCATCGACTCCGCCGAAGAAGCCATCGCCAAACTGGAACGCGCCACCAGCCTGTTAAACGAAGTGGTGACGGAGTTGAAAAAAGCGGAGGGGGTGAAGAAGTGAGTCGCAAAAAGAAACAGACAAAGTCAATGGAGGAGCTATTGCAGGAAGCTCTGGTGCCGAAGGAGGAGCAGCCGTATGATGTGCCGGAGAATTGGGTGTGGGTAAGGTTATTAAATGGAGTAGTAAGTTGTCTAGATAAGTTTAGAAAACCTGTTAATGCACGTGAAAGGGAATTAAGAAAAGGAGATATTCCCTACTATGGTGCTACTGGGCAAGTTGGTTGGATTGATGATTATTTGACTAACGAAGAACTGGTGCTTGTTGGCGAGGATGGAGCCCCATTTTTAGATCCTATAAAACCGAAAGCTTATAGAATTGAAGGGAAAGCATGGGTTAACAATCATGCTCATATTCTTAAATCCAGCTTTGGGAGTGTGGGTAACAGGTTTTTAACCTATTACTTGAATCAATTTAATTATAATGGATTCGTTACCGGTACAACGAGACTAAAATTAACACAAGCAAAGCTGAAGCAAATCCCCTTCCCCCTCCCCCCTCTTCCGGAACAAAAACGAATCGTCAACCGTGTTGAATCCCTACTTGGGAAAATCGACGAGGCGAAGCAACTGATTAAAGAAGCACAGGAAAGTTTTGAACAACGTCGCGCCGCCATCCTTGCCCGTGCCTTCTGCGGAGAACTGACCCGCACTTGGCGGGAACAAAACCCCGACATCGAACCCGCCGACCGATTGCTGGAACGGATTCGGGAAGAGAAGGCTCAATCGGAGACGTTGAAGCGTGGACGGAAAAAGAGTGGTGATTTGTCACCGATTGATCCACCTTATGAGTTGCCGGAGGGATGGACGTGGGTGCGGTTGGGGGAGATTGCAGAGAGTACGGTTTACGGTACATCTACAAAAACGAATGATGAAGCGAATGGAATTCCTGTAATAAGAATGGGGAACATTCAATATGGAGAAATTGATCTGACCAATTTACGTTATTTGCCCAGTGATCATCCAGATATAGAGAAATATCAATTGGAAGAAAATGATTTATTGTTTAACCGGACGAATAGCTATGAACTTGTTGGAAAAACCGGTATCGTCAGATCCCAACATGCTGGGAAAATGACATTTGCCTCATACTTGGTAAGAGTTCGTTTATATTGCAAGGATTTATTGGCCCAATATATTTGTTACTACATTAACAGTGTTGATGGGCGAAATCATCTACTATCAACAGTGACTCAACAAGTGGGTCAAGCAAATATAAATGCTACAAAATTGCTCGGTTTACCTGTTCCTTTACCACCAGAAAATGAATTGATCCATCTGAACAGATTATTACAACAGGTATTTAAAATAGAAGAAGAAAGTAAAAGTGCACTTACATCCTTTGATTTTACTATTCTCACCCAATCCATCCTCGCCCGCGCCTTCCGTGGCGAACTGGGCACCAACGACTCCTCAGAGGAGAACGCCTTAGAACTCCTCAAACAAACCTTGGCAGAGCAACATGGACTGGCTTACGAGCAGACCCCAAAGCATACTCTATTGGCTGCAGAGCAAGGAGAATTATATAAAATCACATGAGACGGAGTCGCTGACTCTGTCTTCTTTTCTTATGAAGAAATAACTACGCTAATATTAAAAAGAAGCCCAGGATCGTTATTCTCATAACACCCTTGACTCCCTGGATGAAAAATGAAACCCACTTCTATGTTGAAAAAATACTTCGTGTGACACACTCGTGAAAGTTATCCGGAAATCCATTCTTCCAGTTTAATTTTCGGATTCGATACTGTATACAGCCTGCATCTCCCCAGTACATATCCGTTTCAGGGTCTGAGTCAATTTGCATTGAGACTCCACACGCCTGAAGGCGTGGGATTCTTGGGTAGTTCGCGCCCTCAGTCCATTTCTGTTTCGGACAACTCCCAAGTTCAGGGCGGTCTCATCAGCCCGTCCCATGCAGTTAGAAGTGTACCCACATGGGCGGCGTACCTGTTACCAGTACGCTAGGGTGCAAGGCCGGAGATGGCTTTTCCGATATTGATGGCTCCGTTTAAATCGGCATGGCAGTCATAGCCACATTTTTTGCATTGAAAACGAAGCCCCTGTCGATTCCGCTTCTCCCTGTGTCCACACTTACACGTCTGGCTCGTGTATTCAGGGTTCACTTCTTCAAAGCGGATTCCAGCCATTTCCGCCTTGTACCGAATAAAGGCTTTTAATTGGTAGAAAGACCATGAATGCATGCTTCTTCCCGGTTCTCTTTTTGACTGGGCTCGGTTACGGATATCTGTCAGGTCTTCCATGCGGATCGTTCCCACACCGTGGGTGATCGCGAAGTTGACCAATTGACGGCTGATTTGATGATTCAGGTTCTTCATCCAGCGAGATTCTTTGTTTTTGGATTGGCGGATCGCTTGTAATTTCTTGTTCTTTCCTAACTTTCTTCTCCGTGAGAAAAAGAAGCGCCGAACAAAGGCACAGGGACTTCCTTTGAAAAACAGCGATTGTGTCCCCACACTACTGACAGCGAGATAGCGAAGTCCAAGGTCAATCCCCATCACTTTTTTCTTGGTGGTTGCTTCCACTTCCCAGGTGAGGGGGAGGGCCATATACCATTTCCGCTTCTTTTGATAGAGCTTCGCCGCCCCAAGTTTCACCGACCCCTGCACGATTTTCTCTAACCACGCTTGCTGAAAGGGACGAGTAACCACAGGAACGCCAATCCTTTTTTCGAGGGTGGGAAAGGAGACGGTATAGAAATCCCCACTTTTCTCCACCTTGAAATTTTGGTTGTTAAAGCAACACCACATCTTACGAAACGTTTTTGCACGTTGCTTTTTCTTCTGGGACTTCACTTCGCGAATCGTTTGATTCACAACCGCAGACGGAAAGGGATCGGAGGAAAACTCCTTGAAAATCTTGCTGGTTGCCTGATTGACCTCAGGGTGTAGGAGAAGCCAGGTCGCAAACTCCGTATTGATTGCAGTCATTTGCCGATACATGGTTTGTTTCGCTTCCGTCGGCTTAAACAGCTCAAGCCGTAGTGTGATGGTGGGCATTTTATCACCCCCTTGTTTTTTGTTCCTCCACATTACGCTTGATTGTGTCACTAGACACTTTTCCTGCCGTATTGACAAAGAAGGAAGGTGTCCAAAGAGTCTGCAAATGGCGGATATGGTGAACTTTGACCACTCCACACGCCTAAAGCCGTGGGATTCTTGGGTAGTTAACACCCTCAATTCATTTCTGCTTCGGACAACTCCCAAGTTCAGGGGTGTGGCATCACCCCGTCCCATACAGTTCTACAGCCAAGCCGCATGTACCCGTATAGGCGGGACACCTGCACCAGTGTCCTAGTCCCTACGTTCCTTTTTAACCCAGCGGAAGGATTGGTTCGCCACTGGAACTCCATACCATAACGTTTTCAAGGAACAAACCTACTACCAGTGGGATGATAACCGCTCATATGTTCGATTATACAAGAAACGAGTTGCTCTTGCTACCCCTAAAAAGGGGGTTTCGAGCAACGCCGCCTTTCATCCCACGATTGAAACCGTGGGCTTTCAGACGGCGACTTACTGTAAAAGGGGCCAATTATCGACTTCTACTTCCATATAAGGATATCCAAACAACCGACTTTGCGCTGGAAACGGACATAGGTTTTCGATTTCGTCATTTAAATCATAATAACGGTCGGTCACATCCGCTCCAGATATGCTTTCAATATTATATAATTCATCGGGGGCGCCGCCATCACAAGGAAGCATCCACTCTGCCCAGTAGGAGAGTTGGCATGGATCATAACGATCAAGTCTCTTCCAATCCTCTGGGCGAAATCGTACTTTTGACTCATCGTCGATAGTTCGACGGGTGAGTTCATCCACCCTCCCCTTAAAATGAAGGGCATAAAACTGATAATCCTCTAGGTAGTCATGATCAAAGAAATAGATCCATCCATGTGATGGAAGACGTCCTTCATAATCCCACATGTTTATTTCCGACAGATTTAACTGACTGACAAAAAAGAGTGGTATCGTTCGTTTATTATATACATTGTAGAAACTTGGCCATTCCCAGTCCTCAGGTAAATCGGGATCGCCACCGATCTTTGACTGCCCGATGGAAAGTGAGTCGTCGGAAGTACGTTTCATTTTGATTCGAACAGAGTATGCCAATTGCTCTTTCAAAAAGTTTCGGCCCCCTTCCGAAAAGCTGCTTTTGTCAATGAGTTCAGACGATTTCTGTCTCGCTTCCTCGATGTAGTGCTTAATCAACTCAATATCTCACCTTCGCTTTAAAAGCTATCATGATATATAGTTTACATTACGAACTTATGTTTGTGAAGTGGGTGGGTTCTCTAAGGTGGAGATCACACGGAAATATACAATTATGGCTTAGGGTTTACCATCAGTCCGCATGAAGATATCTTGGAAGAAGCTCCACTATATTATGATAACAACGGAAAGCCGATGATATTGATTCTGGATCGATTGATTTTTCAATGATACCGAATGTAGAATGTAGAAGATTTGGACCTATATGTAGTATCGAAACAATTGCACAGTGGCTCCATGAGAGATGGAAAGATGCCGGGGGAGAACAATCCCCATTCCAATTTGCTCTTACATATCAGGACGATTATCCTAGTTACTATGATTTGAGCACGATGAGATATTATACATAGATGTAGAGAAGTTGGTAAAAGGGTATCAAAAACGGCGGCAATGATATCGCTAGAAAGGTGATATAGTGAGCACTCAAAAAATGCAGTGGGAAAATGGAGAGAAACTTGATGATCATTTAATTAGAGAAATGGAAAGGTATTTTGGCTTTCGCCTTCCACTGGATTTTGTGAATGTTGTAAAGCAATATGATGGTGGAAGGCCGGTTCAGTACTTTTTTGATTATGATAGGCGCAAACGAGTGATGTTCGGTGAACTTCTCTCCTTTAATCCAAACAAAAAGTTTAATGCTGTTTCCGCCTATGGATCACTGTATGAAGACGAGGATATAGAGTTACCAAAGGAACTCGTTCCTTTTGCGCTAGATCCTGCTGGTAACCTTTATTGTTTTGACTATAGCCAAGATAACATTCGACCATCGGTTGTTTTTGTTGACCATGAAGGCTCGGAGGATGTTGATTATATTTGTGATACCTTTACAGACTTAGTCAATAAACTTTATTTGGATCGATAAATGATGATAAAAGAAGTTGGAGGAAAGAAAGAAATGAGCCTAAATAAAATCATAGAACTTATCAATCTGTATGGCGAGAAGGATGATTTTAGTGAAAGAGCATCGGATAAGCAGATCAGTAAAATCGAGCAAGATCTTGATGTAATCCTTCCAAATAGCTATCAATGGTTTCTTAAACATTTTGGTCATGGTGGTATCGCTGGTGTTGAGATTTTAGGGACTACTGCAATGGGAGTTTATCCAGTAATAAATGCAACGATTTATTGTCGAAGGTATAATCTCCCGCCCTCGTTTGTTCTGATTGAAAATGTCGATGAATGGGTGAATTGCCTTGATACAGCACGTATGAATAATGGGGAGTGTCCGGTAGTTAGCTGGGATCGGTTTGGCAACAGTAGAATAAAGTATGATAACTTTTACGACTTTCTGTTTGATCAATTTCGACAAGCTGTTGATAATCTGGATGAGGAGGGTTTAGTCCTGAAAAATGATAGGTAATGAATATTCCATAAATATATGCTATACTGAATAGACAAGGCACGATCCATATCGGACGTTTCTCTATACGGATCTTCTTTTTAGGTAGTGCTTCGGACCCTGCCTTGGCCTTAGCCTCATTGGGCCAGGGCAGGGGTTATCCGATATCGCCCCTGAAAAGGAGGTGCCTCCCGATGCTCATACGGAAGGAGGTGAAACCGTATGCGAGACTTGCTTTCTTGGCTCTTCAGCCATTTTTGGCAGGCTTTTCTGGTCTTTGGACCAGTGTTCCTGACCTATTGGCTGCACCAGAAACGCAAGAAGTCCGATACCCGCGGCAACGGGGACCGGACTCCCAACTGCTAATCCATAGTTAAAGGATGTTCACGGACCCGGAGACCGCCGGGTTCGTGCCTTTTTATTTTATCTTCATTCTATCCTAATGCAAGACAAAAGTAAACCCGGCCATTGGTCTGTTTCCTTCTAGGTAGATGGTTCCCATCAGAATGCGGACAATCCACTTGCTAAGGGGAGCCTATATAAAATCAGATGAGACGGAGTCGCTTTGGGAGCAAATTCCTGAGACATTAAAAAATATCGATGAAATAGGAAGTAGGGTGATTCTTGAATCAGAGGTTGGGTATCTAACTGTGGTCGGAGGAGAGGTAATTGGGGAAGAAATAGATGAGATAGATGAACATCTATTTGTAGTAGAGTTTTTTGATGATAAGGGTGATTTTAGCACTTTGTTAAATCCAAATGGTGATCCTGAAGAAATAATAAGCTTTGGTGATGGAGATTTTATGGGGAATGTTGTTGTAGAGTTTTCAGCGGTAGAAAAGGCTTTTGAACACTTTTTTAGAACGGGTAAATTATCCCCAGACTTGGATTGGGAGTAAAATTGAAAATAACAAATGAGTTTTAAGTGGATGGGAGTGCTGGGGATTTAAAAGGGGTTCAAAATCTAGTTGAAGAATATAACCATTGAAAAGGTTGGTAGTGATTTTCCTGGAAACAATATTGTAGGTTTTGGTCTTGTAGAAAAAGCCTTCAAACATTTTTATGAAACAGAAAGTATTTTGGAAGATCTTGAATGGGATCAAGTTATGAATTTATAATATATTTAAGCATCCCTTGTGGGTGTCTTTTTATGTAAAAGAGGTATCCATGAAGACTGGACATGGACGTTGTTTCTACTGTTACCGTTGGTGGCATTGTTTACCTTGACACGGGGCGATCTTGCCCTGGTCGGGGTAGTGGTTGGTGCGGTGAATGGAACAGTACTTTACCACTAAATTGATCACTGACGGAGGGTTATCTAATGAGAATTTGGCTATTGCAGAGTAAACTCGATGATGGATATGAAGATCTTCAACTTGTCAATTTCGACGATGATCATGATAAATATTTCAACAACATCAATCAACCT
This window harbors:
- a CDS encoding SMI1/KNR4 family protein produces the protein MIKEVGGKKEMSLNKIIELINLYGEKDDFSERASDKQISKIEQDLDVILPNSYQWFLKHFGHGGIAGVEILGTTAMGVYPVINATIYCRRYNLPPSFVLIENVDEWVNCLDTARMNNGECPVVSWDRFGNSRIKYDNFYDFLFDQFRQAVDNLDEEGLVLKNDR
- the hsdR gene encoding type I restriction-modification system endonuclease, with translation MRESNFQFLQQRWPLLTTLGKAAERNLHHDPNTTLYKVRLFGETMAKFIYEEEGLGEPYPRTQYERLRALRREADVPQEVVGMLHSIREKGNPAVHDAVGTYEEGEVVLKTSHKLAIWLMQTYGEWQYEPAKYRKPAPIPEPEEIRQQLEAEFQREQERLEQKFEQELERIRKESRNQAAILERRKQARAAAKRLQLSEEETRRLIDKQLEQAGWEVNSRNLRYAHGARPEKGENRAIAEWPTTTGKADYALFIGLQLVGLVEAKSIDEDIPSHLDQAKRYAQSIEKIEGEEVLGPWGDYRVPFIFATNGREYFKQVEEKSGIWYQDLRSRNNHSRALPAWFSPRDLKEKLEREAENAQAKLQDEPLDYLKLRPYQEEAILAVEQAVQKGKRKILLSMATGTGKTRTAIGLLYRLIKTKTFRRVLFLVDRKALGRQAKEAFEESPLENLRTFNQIFELQGLKEKEPNAETKVHIQTVQGMIHRLFKQDESNRIPSVGLYDCIIVDEAHRGYKLDKEMTETEMKFRDLQDYISQYGRVLDYFDAVKIGLTATPALHTQQIFGSPAYNYGYTEAVVDGYLIDHTPPHQLTTKLAKEGIQWKHGESVEVYNADNYTVETIDRLEDEVNIEVDQFNRDVITESFNETVLDELVQHIDLDNGKKALIFAVDNDHADLVVKILKKKLVEWHHDEDDRTVMKITSAIDDPEGAITRFKNEEYPKVAVTVDLLTTGIDIPAICTIVFLRRVKSRILYEQMMGRATRPCERVGKEHFEIWDPVRLYESLEPFSKMKPATVNPQTSFSQLVAELREVDDADLKKRYSNTLVSKLSRKRRYFQEQDREEFQDLCGQSEDEFAAWLQTASPQEVGEKLEKEGPLLEFLDQRTPQPRRKYISNHQDELLSHGRGYGNAEKPEEYLAEFNRFLHENENRIPALKLVCQRPSDLTRESLKELRRELARAGYREANLRTAWSETTQEEIAADIIGFIRQQMLREPLVSREERVRGVMERLRRSRQWKPLQKRWLDWIEKALIHYSVLGPDAQQAFDKEPFISNGGYRQIEKVFGKGQAQTLLNQINRDLFA
- a CDS encoding DUF1963 domain-containing protein — encoded protein: MKEQLAYSVRIKMKRTSDDSLSIGQSKIGGDPDLPEDWEWPSFYNVYNKRTIPLFFVSQLNLSEINMWDYEGRLPSHGWIYFFDHDYLEDYQFYALHFKGRVDELTRRTIDDESKVRFRPEDWKRLDRYDPCQLSYWAEWMLPCDGGAPDELYNIESISGADVTDRYYDLNDEIENLCPFPAQSRLFGYPYMEVEVDNWPLLQ
- a CDS encoding N-6 DNA methylase encodes the protein MNTQEIVQKLWNLCNVLRDDGITYHQYVTELTYILFLKMMNERGQEEAIPEKYRWHQLCSLHGEEMYKHYRALLTHLGTEAEDELIRQIYHNASTNIDQPKNLEKIIRSIDDLDWYSAREEGLGNLYEGLLEKNASEKKSGAGQYFTPRPLIDVMVKLIDPQPGERCNDPAAGTFGFMIAADQHVKNKTDNYYDVLKLRTFQVHEAFSGCELVQETHRLALMNARLHGIEGKIHLGDSLSSIGMQMDEMDVILTNPPFGTKRGGERPARDDLTFPSTNKQLNFLQHIYRALKQNEKARAAVVLPDNVLFEDGVGRQVREDLMNKCRLHTILRLPTGIFYAQGVKTNVLFFERGSTDTGNTEEVWFYDLRTNMPSFGKRNALTEAHFDDFVKAYTATDRTQVEDTRWSRFTREEIRAKGDTLDLGLIVDESLSVYENLPDPIDSAEEAIAKLERATSLLNEVVTELKKAEGVKK
- a CDS encoding SMI1/KNR4 family protein, translating into MSTQKMQWENGEKLDDHLIREMERYFGFRLPLDFVNVVKQYDGGRPVQYFFDYDRRKRVMFGELLSFNPNKKFNAVSAYGSLYEDEDIELPKELVPFALDPAGNLYCFDYSQDNIRPSVVFVDHEGSEDVDYICDTFTDLVNKLYLDR
- a CDS encoding RNA-guided endonuclease TnpB family protein encodes the protein MPTITLRLELFKPTEAKQTMYRQMTAINTEFATWLLLHPEVNQATSKIFKEFSSDPFPSAVVNQTIREVKSQKKKQRAKTFRKMWCCFNNQNFKVEKSGDFYTVSFPTLEKRIGVPVVTRPFQQAWLEKIVQGSVKLGAAKLYQKKRKWYMALPLTWEVEATTKKKVMGIDLGLRYLAVSSVGTQSLFFKGSPCAFVRRFFFSRRRKLGKNKKLQAIRQSKNKESRWMKNLNHQISRQLVNFAITHGVGTIRMEDLTDIRNRAQSKREPGRSMHSWSFYQLKAFIRYKAEMAGIRFEEVNPEYTSQTCKCGHREKRNRQGLRFQCKKCGYDCHADLNGAINIGKAISGLAP
- a CDS encoding restriction endonuclease subunit S, giving the protein MSRKKKQTKSMEELLQEALVPKEEQPYDVPENWVWVRLLNGVVSCLDKFRKPVNARERELRKGDIPYYGATGQVGWIDDYLTNEELVLVGEDGAPFLDPIKPKAYRIEGKAWVNNHAHILKSSFGSVGNRFLTYYLNQFNYNGFVTGTTRLKLTQAKLKQIPFPLPPLPEQKRIVNRVESLLGKIDEAKQLIKEAQESFEQRRAAILARAFCGELTRTWREQNPDIEPADRLLERIREEKAQSETLKRGRKKSGDLSPIDPPYELPEGWTWVRLGEIAESTVYGTSTKTNDEANGIPVIRMGNIQYGEIDLTNLRYLPSDHPDIEKYQLEENDLLFNRTNSYELVGKTGIVRSQHAGKMTFASYLVRVRLYCKDLLAQYICYYINSVDGRNHLLSTVTQQVGQANINATKLLGLPVPLPPENELIHLNRLLQQVFKIEEESKSALTSFDFTILTQSILARAFRGELGTNDSSEENALELLKQTLAEQHGLAYEQTPKHTLLAAEQGELYKIT